The Crassostrea angulata isolate pt1a10 chromosome 1, ASM2561291v2, whole genome shotgun sequence nucleotide sequence ATCGTGTCGTCAAAGGCATTCCTGGCGGTGATGTGCCTAATTGAACTGCAATGTGTGAAATAATTGCGAAAATCATAAAGATGAATGCATATACGAGGGATATTATTCTGCGATTGAGAGGCCATAACAAGAGAATAGAATCTAGATATGAAAGATGAATGTTACTAAACCGGATTAAAATATTATCACACATTTTAGCATGCAATGTGATAAACTAAAATAGAAGTAACAGGCAACTACGCGGTGAGTCGTTTTTGTATTTACAGCTACCAATTAAATTTgcatacttccaaaaaagtttTGTGAAAAGTGAACGTGAACAATATTCTAATTACAATACTTATATGATTTTccggaaaaaaacccaaaaagattttatttcaatcaGTGATGAATAGTTATGCCAAATTAACAGtttatataacaaatttaaaaaagtttcttttaCGTTTGAAATTCTTCTAAAGTCATAAGATATGTTTAAGAGGAGATAAAATACCACGACGTAACTCGTAACATGTATTTTTACACCCGATTACAAATGTAATTGATTATATTTGAGTACATTGTTACAACACAACCTACCTGAACATTCTAAGGTAAAACTAGGTAAAAAAgtacaataattataaaaaggaCCACCGTTAAATTTATGTCTAGGTGACAAATCGTAATTAGAAAAAATGgtacatgaaatttaaatttggaCAACTGACGCGAAAAAATGGTCTTAAAGTAGTTTACATATTTCAGATTCAAGTGTATAttgtaaatgtttaattaaaaacgTAAAAAGTTGTTCGTACCTGCGGACATGTTGAGCTGTAACAGATTAAGCTGCTTTGTGAGGGTCTGTGCTGGTCCAAGTACGTTGCTGTTGACCACATCAATGGACGTTGGGATGCTCTGACTAACTGTTGGCTGAGGTAAGCCAGTCGGATTCAGCTTTTGCTTTTTGAAGAAACCATGCAAGACCTCCTCGATTAGAGATCGCAGGGAGTCTACGTTCATGAACGCCACAGCTGATGTGGCGGTGGTCTGCGGTGCCTTGGCGCCTGGTTTGATGTTTTTCAGAATCCGGAGGTCCTTGGTGGTCTCTGCTGTCAGGGGATTTCGCTGGACTGGTTGTCTTTGATTcccttaaatatttacaacgAGAGATTTATTTCACgactttcatttttatttgaattttaaaaaaacttttaataaagTCTTGTCATGGACGAAACAAGTCAAACTGTCTTTTAtagaaattgtgttttaaattgCTGAATCTGCAGCTTTAATTTTAAGGATATTAATGCATACTAGTAATCATTACAACTGGGCGGAAATGCGAGGGTTTTTTTAAGCAGGTTTCTAAAAGTTGCAACGAAAAGAACGTTCTTTACTTTGCTGTATACTGCTGATGTACAAATTAATAAAGAACCATTAGGAAAAAAGAAACTACgagaaaatattagaaaatcATTAACCCGGAAGACTGGTGATGAACTAAATGTGCCCAACaaggagaaaaaagaaaagggtCAGGTCAGAATATATGTAGCAGTAATaatatgtttagctcatttttgtagGAAGTGAACAACAATCGAACTGGTGTTTATCATTACATTTATAGACAATTAGACTCGCATGTTTTATGAATAATTCCTAAATACCCCCTTTTTGAcagaaaatgcaaaaaattgaCCGGCGATGAATATATCTGGACGTCTTTCGAGTGTCGTCCAGGACGGACTAGGTTTATGGCGGAGGAGTCGTTTGACAATGATTATACGGGTCAGCACACAAACGCTCCCCATAAATATTCATAGATCGTGACATTAACATTTTCCCCGGTAATTTTCATGTCTGACTAACTATACACGTACATATATATACGGATGATTTATATCAATGTCATTAGATATTCAAGCTGACGTGGGTTAATCAACTAATTAATCAATACTGTATAATTTCTTTCAAGCTAATACAAAACTTTGTTATCTATTATTATAAGGATACCGTGAATCAATATTGTAATTAAAGTGGTCCAGAAATAAGTTAAATACGTGTTTTCATGCTCTTACCTTTGAGTTCCATGTGAAGCAATTGCTTTCTCAAAGTATTTAATTGTTCCTCTCTTCTTTTTAAAAGTGCCAGTCGGTGCATTTGTAGAATTTGTTGTTGGCGCTGCATCTCTAACAGCTGCTGCGGGTTATTAAATGCCATAGCAGGGTTTTGAACATTGCTACTTGTTAGTATTTGTGTCTGGAATGCATTGTTAGGTGTTTGACTTGCAGACTGTGTCACATTTCGGATCAACTGAGGGACCTCAGCAGGGTTCTGTGGAATGTTCTCAACAACATGCAGCTGTGGATCATGGGCCAGAATTTGTGGAGACACTGTTGTGGATAAACTCTGCAAGTTTAGGCTTGGCAAAGTGGATGTCATCAGAATGGGTGGAATGTGAGAGCTGGCATGAACCCCCGGGATTGAATTACTTCCAAATGGATCCAGTCCGACTGAGTGTGATGTTACCATATTCAACAGTCCTGGTGCTTCGGTCGAAACAGTTGGGAGCATATCAACTGAAGAAACCTGACCTCCATTAACCGCTAATGTATCTACCGGGATGTTAGATTGAGGGGCTGACACTGAGTTAGTATTGAGAGGAATAGATATATCTATCATTTGTGGTTGGTTAGTAGCATTAGATACTAAATTGGTAGAGTTATTGGAAGCCCATGCCACATTGGCATTCCCCGCAGATTGGGTGAGGTTAATCAGACCAGAGgtgtttacaaatattgatgGAGTTCCAAACGAGGTATCTTGGTTCATTTGTGGTTCAACTGGGCTTTTAGTACCTTGTGTTCCTGGGAGTCCAAGAATATTCTGATTTTGAAATAGCTGGTTGCTGTTTGCATTCATAAGAATGTTCTGATTGATGGAATTTATGTCATTTGGATTTGTGAAATGTAACTGTGGAGGAAAGTTTCTGCCAAATGAATTGGCAGCCCTCTCCGACGACACTAAGGGGTTTATGTGCACAGATCCCTTTCCGTTGATAACTTGTGTTTTTAGTACGGGTGGCCCGGGTGGTAGGAGCCCTGTAAAAGTAATGTTGTCCACCACGACGGTTGTTCTTCCACCATTATCGATTATCATTGGTTCACCAATCGTAGGTTCACTTGCGAAAGAGCCTTGCTGAAATGCATTTCCACTATTTGGAAGATTTGTATTTTGCAGTGTTGGATCGAAACCACCAGCACCGGCTGCCGAACCTATTCCTCCAGGCGAGGTCTGGGATGTAAGCACTGGAGAATTAGCAAAATTCTGGTTAGAAGCAAGATTGTTAAATTGCTGAGGCGGCTGCATCATATTAAATCGAGTTTGCGCTATACCGTTTGCTTGCTGAGGTATATTTCTCAGAATTTGCATGCCATTAACATTTGAGCGCTGCATATTGTTAGCAAAAACATTTTGGTTACTGTTTATTAGAGTATTAGTGTTTGCTAATGAACCTGTGTCTTGTCCAAAGTTTCCAGCATTTGATTGAAATGTATTCCAGGGCATAGAATTGCTTGCGGGCATTGATCCTGATATAGCAGGGGGCTGTTGGTCAAACCGTTGAAGGGTAGGGGCTTGGGGGTTATTTGCATTCGGCTGAAATTGGTTGCTAGGAGGGAATCCAGTTTGTGGATTGGAGGGAAAACTAATTTGAGTGTTGGATGGAAAGCCTGATTGGTCGTTTGGCGGAAACCCAGTTTGGGGCATTCCTGGGAAACCTGATTGGTCGAATGCATTTATCCCTCTTTGTTGTTGAAATGGATCTGGTGGTGTTGGCTGCACATTTTGAGCCCCGTTCATCGTTCCACGGCCACCGCCAAACTGCGGAGACGCTGGTGTTCTTGTAGAGGCTGGTTTTGGGGGTACAACTGGAGATGATGATCCAACACCGATCCCAAGTCCGATGTTGATGTTTCCACCACCTGAATTTGATGAttttgaacttgaacttgaatcGTCAGCTGGTCtgttattatttctattattgTTGTTGTTAACAGGGCCGGGACGGTTGAATCCGTTGAAGCCATTTCTTGAATTCATTCCTGGTTGTTGTATTTCGTTAAACATAGGATTAAAGCCTGCACCTGGTCCCATGTTGTTCATAAATCTTGATTGTTGATTATTCATTAACGCTGGGTTCATCATTCCTGGATTTGCAGCATTCGGGTTTTGGCCTTGGGGAGTGGCGCCCGTTGCAGGCGCATCTGGGCTTTGTACGTTGACCTCGATGTTGACGGTTCTTTGTTTAATGGTTTCGCCACCACCAGAGTCCGCCGAGTCGGCATTTGGTTGGGCGTTTGGTCCTCCCCCTTGTCCTGCGAAACCTCCAACGGTGGCAATCCGCCTCGACTGCTGGAATCCTAGAAGCAAAGcatttgttggtattttgtACTTTAACTCGTATGTTTGAAACTTTGGagaattatttattatgttgATATATACCAATATGTCAAACACAATGCAAAAAGTGAAAGTTTTCAACATCAATGATAATCTGATTTTCAGATACCATTACCAGTCATAGCATGCTTGCATGCAGATATATTTTGACACGAATAATACTCAGCGATACAGAATGTTGCATTCTTGCATGCTTATGATAACATTTAACATGTTGATTAATTTCATACTtcaatatcaaaaataatagattttatgttttttctattttgcaAGCATGAATTATGAACTAAGATaccatgatacatgtacatatgtttgtATCTGAATGGACATCTCATGCATACAGTAAGTAAGTAATAGAACAGTGTTAGTTTACTGatggctaattttttttttagactgaACCGGCGTTTGCTTGAGTTGTCGTTCTTGGCGCGCAAAAATTTTGCTATTTTGGATTGTTGTTTTTATgcaacgtacatgtatttttcatctAGGAATTAATTCAAACTTTTAACTGctgtttatttaagaaaatcagATACTGGGTTTGAAAAGTGTGCCTCAATATACAAATCAGTGCTGGTTTAACAACAATAACTGTATTCAGCTGGATattgtttttttctctataaCTTTTCTAACTTGGTGTGCATAAAGCATATGTGCATAGTATCTCACAAATTTGcctaaaattttttaaacaatctaCCTTATTTTCATCCtgagttttcattttttatgcaatTATATAACATATTGGCAAATTTACGATACGTcgtttttcttatatattaaaataaaattcatttatgtGATGTGTTTCTTAGAAAACTATACCATTACTCTATAATATgtgtattttgacatttttttcaatactttaAGAATTTACACCTTGCCATGCAACATGGTAATAATCATCTATGAAATGGACACCATTTTCcctatatagatacatgtataaatatttcaattcaccAACATCATAATACAGGTTTGAACATTGTTTTAATCCACAATGCGACCACAAAAACCTGGCCTTACCTTGGTTTGGGGACCGGAGAACAACTATTGGAGGAGTTCTATTCCGGACTAAACAAAAACGGTACAAACTTTGATTCCCATTTTGTTCAGaatgtgttgataaaatatgTTGATCGAATACATTAGGCATCTttccataggcgtcggaagcaaattgaaagtgggggggctagactaaacTAATCCTCAGCAAAAAGTTactcccaaaatcatggaaatcctaatccggtgggtggggggggggaggggagtaTACCTATTcttcccaaaaaaaaattacttacccaaatttttttttccaaaatcatgaaattcctaatccgtggggggggggggggggggggggggctagtatgcttctgaaatCTAACTTCttaatctttcaaggtaaatttaggaacaataatctttcctgcgagaaaaagtggggggggctgaaccctctatcatgctatgtttctaatggttaggtataactttgcaaaaaaagtggggggggggggggggggctaagccccccctagcccccccggttccgacgcctatgctttctgattttttttacaagatgtTCTAATAGGTAATAAAGTGCATTTGTATGGCAAAAATTGATTGCCCGAACGGTGTTCTTAGTTTTGGATAATGACAAATACATTCTCTTTCAAGGCAAAATGCATTATGCTTATTTAAGCATCATATTTATTCTTCAAATCTCTTCAATCCGTTGCAGTCTTCAGAGAGAAATCAATGTTACATTAATACGGTTTTGTGATGATTTGAGTACATTTCATTCAAGAATTACCTCTTGTTCCATTCCTTGATGGCAGAAGGTTGGCTCTCCTGGCAGCAGCCACAATTGTCCTGATGTTGAAGGGCAGTTCATTCACATTGACTCGGTTACCACTGTTGTCTGTCAAGATACACAATATTTTGTCAGAGGGCGCCATCTTGTTAACATTGgtaatcatttatttttcaaaagatgaAACACTGGAAACAAATTTCACCGatgttaatgttatttttaatgtgttttttttaaattttgtcaaaaaaggtcaaaatatctcTTCACTAGAGGTGTAGAAAATATTCAATAGTCTTACTTTATAAAGGAATAATTCTGCAAActtaaagttattaaaaaataatgacaattgGTATTGCAAAAATAAATCAGTCTTGATTACCGTACCGTGATAATATTCCATGTAATACAATTGATGTTATTCTTATTTACATCATCAAAGTTTTACTAGGCTTCCTGTGgcaaattaatcatttttgtcACGATGgccatgaaattatttttttttcattatgataataaaattatttttatccagaatatttttggtttttgtgTGATAAAAGTCTGTCTTTTATGGTGATGAAGTTCGGTAGCCATATTATCAATCGTAAACACAGTTATCTAAAGCTACACCATGTGCCATCTCCAATGCTGTGAAATTACCTCCTCTGCCGTTTCGTAAGAACCGTTCCGCTCCTATAATAGAAATTCCagtgttatcaaaataacatgCGGGTCAGTTTAGGGTTGTGGgttataatgtgtatatctAGGCTATACTGTCCTAATATTGGAACTAAGCTAATTGACATGCTGTCATTGCAACTACGactaatttgttttaaaattctttttaaagtgttttttttccaGCAAATATATTGTTAATTGCACAGGAATCTACGTCAGATTTAGCAAAGGGtacaacatgtatatataagtcCTCATAATAGATATCTATGCAGcatatgattaattaaatattaaacaagttAGAATTGGCTAGTTGATTTACGTTGATTTaccaatataatatatataccggtaataaAACGCTACGTAAGAATGCGCAAACGATTTCAGAAAATTGCACCGATTAACACAGTTATAATATGTATCAAAAGGCTGCGAGATACATATGCATGTAAACATATAAGCGCTGCTCTATGATTATAGAAACTACTATTCGttatatatctatattgttCAAGCTATACAGTGTATGTCGTGTATAAGAGGGTTTGGCTTTGCGGGCCCAGATGATGTCCATGTCAAACTTACCCCTCATCAGTCGAAGCTGGGTCCTTCCATCTCTTCGGGGGATGAGAAACCCTGTAATCAAAGTTAGCTTTGTTAAGACATCTCTCTAATTCTTACTCATTATTAAAGAGGAAAACTATTggcaaaaaaatatcataactaATGATAATAACGGTATACCAATAAGCCTTGGATTCCCACGTCCTCTTCTCGTACTTAACATATTCCTCAGGGATCTGACGGCGCCATCTTGGACCGGTGTTAGTATGACCCTATCTATA carries:
- the LOC128165665 gene encoding mucin-5AC-like isoform X2, with the protein product MNQDTSFGTPSIFVNTSGLINLTQSAGNANVAWASNNSTNLVSNATNQPQMIDISIPLNTNSVSAPQSNIPVDTLAVNGGQVSSVDMLPTVSTEAPGLLNMVTSHSVGLDPFGSNSIPGVHASSHIPPILMTSTLPSLNLQSLSTTVSPQILAHDPQLHVVENIPQNPAEVPQLIRNVTQSASQTPNNAFQTQILTSSNVQNPAMAFNNPQQLLEMQRQQQILQMHRLALLKRREEQLNTLRKQLLHMELKGNQRQPVQRNPLTAETTKDLRILKNIKPGAKAPQTTATSAVAFMNVDSLRSLIEEVLHGFFKKQKLNPTGLPQPTVSQSIPTSIDVVNSNVLGPAQTLTKQLNLLQLNMSAVQLGTSPPGMPLTTRFNSLFTSTVSPIVTVNNGAVPSVLPTEPMPPVVTDPSATPVTDPHPVPVTDPNPVPVTDPTAAYVTDVTGPSVTTVTTGGPSLVPVTEPSVAPVTDPNTHVVTDPSIHHPADVPVIAVTGVPVTDRLPTGVFSTTLPPSTTHLSSSSSLPVIMDSVGNSVGQPSLSGQKRNIFPGGIAVHPELSMLQMAHVRNVPQTSPSDLRWGLNLRHRGVQLPGRARGIVSSIPEMVGGGLSSTNARVITHQHRPLDRSNFNLQLNRRMQDIAMTPNVNVPVRQPGGVPVFPMM
- the LOC128165665 gene encoding myb-like protein I isoform X4, with protein sequence MAGLWIYLLGLLLCFDYTVANHLSRNRTLTRDQLMRRRTTLSGIPNGNNAAPQMGRGPLSGGRAGTPPGGGLTDPRTGATGLSQRDIDRVILTPVQDGAVRSLRNMLSTRRGRGNPRLIGFLIPRRDGRTQLRLMRGAERFLRNGRGDNSGNRVNVNELPFNIRTIVAAARRANLLPSRNGTRGFQQSRRIATVGGFAGQGGGPNAQPNADSADSGGGETIKQRTVNIEVNVQSPDAPATGATPQGQNPNAANPGMMNPALMNNQQSRFMNNMGPGAGFNPMFNEIQQPGMNSRNGFNGFNRPGPVNNNNNRNNNRPADDSSSSSKSSNSGGGNINIGLGIGVGSSSPVVPPKPASTRTPASPQFGGGRGTMNGAQNVQPTPPDPFQQQRGINAFDQSGFPGMPQTGFPPNDQSGFPSNTQISFPSNPQTGFPPSNQFQPNANNPQAPTLQRFDQQPPAISGSMPASNSMPWNTFQSNAGNFGQDTVLTSQTSPGGIGSAAGAGGFDPTLQNTNLPNSGNAFQQGSFASEPTIGEPMIIDNGGRTTVVVDNITFTGLLPPGPPVLKTQVINGKGSVHINPLVSSERAANSFGRNFPPQLHFTNPNDINSINQNILMNANSNQLFQNQNILGLPGTQAMTPNVNVPVRQPGGVPVFPMM
- the LOC128165665 gene encoding myb-like protein I isoform X5, translating into MAGLWIYLLGLLLCFDYTVANHLSRNRTLTRDQLMRRRTTLSGIPNGNNAAPQMGRGPLSGGRAGTPPGGGLTDPRTGATGLSQRDIDRVILTPVQDGAVRSLRNMLSTRRGRGNPRLIGFLIPRRDGRTQLRLMRDNSGNRVNVNELPFNIRTIVAAARRANLLPSRNGTRGFQQSRRIATVGGFAGQGGGPNAQPNADSADSGGGETIKQRTVNIEVNVQSPDAPATGATPQGQNPNAANPGMMNPALMNNQQSRFMNNMGPGAGFNPMFNEIQQPGMNSRNGFNGFNRPGPVNNNNNRNNNRPADDSSSSSKSSNSGGGNINIGLGIGVGSSSPVVPPKPASTRTPASPQFGGGRGTMNGAQNVQPTPPDPFQQQRGINAFDQSGFPGMPQTGFPPNDQSGFPSNTQISFPSNPQTGFPPSNQFQPNANNPQAPTLQRFDQQPPAISGSMPASNSMPWNTFQSNAGNFGQDTVLTSQTSPGGIGSAAGAGGFDPTLQNTNLPNSGNAFQQGSFASEPTIGEPMIIDNGGRTTVVVDNITFTGLLPPGPPVLKTQVINGKGSVHINPLVSSERAANSFGRNFPPQLHFTNPNDINSINQNILMNANSNQLFQNQNILGLPGTQAMTPNVNVPVRQPGGVPVFPMM
- the LOC128165665 gene encoding myb-like protein I isoform X3, with translation MAGLWIYLLGLLLCFDYTVANHLSRNRTLTRDQLMRRRTTLSGIPNGNNAAPQMGRGPLSGGRAGTPPGGGLTDPRTGATGLSQRDIDRVILTPVQDGAVRSLRNMLSTRRGRGNPRLIGFLIPRRDGRTQLRLMRDNSGNRVNVNELPFNIRTIVAAARRANLLPSRNGTRVRNRTPPIVVLRSPNQGFQQSRRIATVGGFAGQGGGPNAQPNADSADSGGGETIKQRTVNIEVNVQSPDAPATGATPQGQNPNAANPGMMNPALMNNQQSRFMNNMGPGAGFNPMFNEIQQPGMNSRNGFNGFNRPGPVNNNNNRNNNRPADDSSSSSKSSNSGGGNINIGLGIGVGSSSPVVPPKPASTRTPASPQFGGGRGTMNGAQNVQPTPPDPFQQQRGINAFDQSGFPGMPQTGFPPNDQSGFPSNTQISFPSNPQTGFPPSNQFQPNANNPQAPTLQRFDQQPPAISGSMPASNSMPWNTFQSNAGNFGQDTVLTSQTSPGGIGSAAGAGGFDPTLQNTNLPNSGNAFQQGSFASEPTIGEPMIIDNGGRTTVVVDNITFTGLLPPGPPVLKTQVINGKGSVHINPLVSSERAANSFGRNFPPQLHFTNPNDINSINQNILMNANSNQLFQNQNILGLPGTQAMTPNVNVPVRQPGGVPVFPMM
- the LOC128165665 gene encoding myb-like protein I isoform X1, translated to MAGLWIYLLGLLLCFDYTVANHLSRNRTLTRDQLMRRRTTLSGIPNGNNAAPQMGRGPLSGGRAGTPPGGGLTDPRTGATGLSQRDIDRVILTPVQDGAVRSLRNMLSTRRGRGNPRLIGFLIPRRDGRTQLRLMRGAERFLRNGRGDNSGNRVNVNELPFNIRTIVAAARRANLLPSRNGTRVRNRTPPIVVLRSPNQGFQQSRRIATVGGFAGQGGGPNAQPNADSADSGGGETIKQRTVNIEVNVQSPDAPATGATPQGQNPNAANPGMMNPALMNNQQSRFMNNMGPGAGFNPMFNEIQQPGMNSRNGFNGFNRPGPVNNNNNRNNNRPADDSSSSSKSSNSGGGNINIGLGIGVGSSSPVVPPKPASTRTPASPQFGGGRGTMNGAQNVQPTPPDPFQQQRGINAFDQSGFPGMPQTGFPPNDQSGFPSNTQISFPSNPQTGFPPSNQFQPNANNPQAPTLQRFDQQPPAISGSMPASNSMPWNTFQSNAGNFGQDTVLTSQTSPGGIGSAAGAGGFDPTLQNTNLPNSGNAFQQGSFASEPTIGEPMIIDNGGRTTVVVDNITFTGLLPPGPPVLKTQVINGKGSVHINPLVSSERAANSFGRNFPPQLHFTNPNDINSINQNILMNANSNQLFQNQNILGLPGTQAMTPNVNVPVRQPGGVPVFPMM
- the LOC128165665 gene encoding AAC-rich mRNA clone AAC11 protein-like isoform X6, producing MAGLWIYLLGLLLCFDYTVANHLSRNRTLTRDQLMRRRTTLSGIPNGNNAAPQMGRGPLSGGRAGTPPGGGLTDPRTGATGLSQRDIDRVILTPVQDGAVRSLRNMLSTRRGRGNPRLIGFLIPRRDGRTQLRLMRGAERFLRNGRGDNSGNRVNVNELPFNIRTIVAAARRANLLPSRNGTRVRNRTPPIVVLRSPNQGFQQSRRIATVGGFAGQGGGPNAQPNADSADSGGGETIKQRTVNIEVNVQSPDAPATGATPQGQNPNAANPGMMNPALMNNQQSRFMNNMGPGAGFNPMFNEIQQPGMNSRNGFNGFNRPGPVNNNNNRNNNRPADDSSSSSKSSNSGGGNINIGLGIGVGSSSPVVPPKPASTRTPASPQFGGGRGTMNGAQNVQPTPPDPFQQQRGINAFDQSGFPGMPQTGFPPNDQSGFPSNTQISFPSNPQTGFPPSNQFQPNANNPQAPTLQRFDQQPPAISGSMPASNSMPWNTFQSNAGNFGQDTAMTPNVNVPVRQPGGVPVFPMM